Genomic window (Methylocystis parvus OBBP):
GAGGCGCTCGGGCGAGACGCCGCCATTCTTGCGGGCGATAGGTCGGAACACCGGTCCACGATTGATCCGACCGAGGCTGAGCCAGGTCTCGAGCATGGCGACGGGGCAGGTGAGAGGGGAGGAACCACGGCCGATCTCGACCTCGCGCCAGCCGGTCTTGCCATTGAGGGTCAAAAGCAGGCCGCCGCCGTTTTGGTCGGCACCGACGATCTCGATCCAACCGGTTCCGTCGTCCGTCTGCTCCGGGCCGCAATCGAGACCGACAATCTCGGAGCGGCGCAGGCCGCCGGCGAAGCCGATGGCGAGGATCGCCTTGTCGCGCAAGCCGCGCAGGTCATTGTCGAGGACCGCCAGCATGGCCAGCAGCTCGTCGGCAAAGATCGCCTCCTTCTGGGCGGGTGGGCGGCCATGGGCGCGGCGGATGCCAGCCAGCACCGTGGCGATATGGGGATCTCCCGTGTCGAGCGGGTTGCCGAGCTGGCGATAGCGCCAGCAGATCCCTGAGAGCCGGCGCTCAAGCGAAGAAACAGACAACGGCGGCCGGCCGGGCGCGCCTTGGGCGCACGCGGCGAGATAGAGGCCGACGGTCTGCGGATCCGGGGGCAGGGGATCGAGGCCCTGCCGGCGCAGCCAGGAGGCGAAATGCCGCCAGTCGGCGTCGTACGCGCGCTG
Coding sequences:
- a CDS encoding tyrosine-type recombinase/integrase; this translates as MADPEDNDRGGQLAERPSPHLAALSEKARDYARAARAENTQRAYDADWRHFASWLRRQGLDPLPPDPQTVGLYLAACAQGAPGRPPLSVSSLERRLSGICWRYRQLGNPLDTGDPHIATVLAGIRRAHGRPPAQKEAIFADELLAMLAVLDNDLRGLRDKAILAIGFAGGLRRSEIVGLDCGPEQTDDGTGWIEIVGADQNGGGLLLTLNGKTGWREVEIGRGSSPLTCPVAMLETWLSLGRINRGPVFRPIARKNGGVSPERLSDKHVARLVQKTALAAGLRGDLPEGERRRAFSGHSLRAGLASSAQIEEGHVQRHLGHASPEMTRRYQRKRDRFRVNLTKAAGL